From a single Pelodiscus sinensis isolate JC-2024 chromosome 4, ASM4963464v1, whole genome shotgun sequence genomic region:
- the LOC142829329 gene encoding olfactory receptor 5AR1-like has translation MEEGNHSEVTEFILTGLTDRPELQVPLFGVFLLIYIVTIVGNGGMIFLIKTDPRLHTPMYFFLSNLSFCDLCYSTAIAPKMLQIFLAKKKSISRTACAVQFFLWYFFIDVECFLLAGMAYDRYVAISNPLLYTVTMSTRLCNLLVAGVYGVALVDATTGMYYTFRLSFWHSNVINHFYCDQPPLLALSCSDTRITEILMFASASYTVSISVVIILLSYVCIISTILRIRSGEGLRKTFSTCASHLTAVGMFYSTILFTYFRPTSSYSMDTDKIFSVFYTLVIPMLNPFVYSLRNTEVKGALRKAMYKFMTHS, from the coding sequence atggaagagggaaatcactcagaggtgactgagttcattctcaCAGGACTCACAGATCgtccggagctgcaggtccctcTTTTTGGGGTGTTCCTACTGATTTATATTGTCACTATTGTGGGAAATGGGGGGATGATCTTTTTAATCAAGACTGACccccgactccacacccccatgtactttttcctcagtaatttgtctttctgtgatcttTGCTATTCCACTGCGATTGCCCCTAAAATGCTGCAGATTTTCTTAGCCAAGAAGAAAAGCATTTCTCGCACTGCCTGTGCTGTGCAATTTTTTTTATGGTACTTTTTTATAGATGTTGAGTGTTTCTTGCTGGCTGGGATGGCatatgaccgttatgtggccatctccAACCCACTGCTCTATACGGTCACTATGTCCACACGGCTTTGTAACCTGCTAGTGGCTGGGGTGTATGGGGTGGCATTGGTGGATGCAACGACAGGCATGTATTACACATTCCGGCTGTCATTCTGGCACTCCAACGTCATCAATCATTTCTACTGTGACCAGCCCCCACTGCTGGCACTgtcctgctctgacacccgcaTCACTGAGATTTTGATGTTTGCCTCCGCGAGCTACACTGTATCGATCAGCGTTGTGATCATTCTACTCTCCTATGTCTgtatcatctccaccatcctgcgGATCCGCTCTGGCGAGGGCTTGCGCAAAACCTTCTCCACCTGCGCTTCCCACTTGACTGCAGTGGGCATGTTTTATAGCACCATCCTCTTTACGTATTTCCGACCCACCTCCAGCTACTCCATGGACACTGACAAAATATTCTCAGTATTCTACACGCTGGTGATCCCTATGTTGAATCCCTTTGTCTATAGCCTGAGGAACACAGAGGTGAAGGGTGCCCTGAGGAAAGCGATGTATAAATTTATGACCCATTCTTGA
- the LOC102452339 gene encoding olfactory receptor-like protein OLF2, with translation MEEGNHSEVTEFILSGLTDRLELQVPLFGVFLLIYIVTVVGNGGMIFLIKTDPQLHTPMYFFLSYLSFCDLCYSTVVAPKMLQNFLAKRKSISRTACAMQLYLCYLFQDVECFLLAVMAYDRYVAISNPLLYTVTMSRRLCNLLVAGVYGVALADATTGTYYTFRLSFCRSNVINHFCCDMPPLLVLSCSDTRITEIVLFASMCYTVVISVVIILLSYVCVISTVVRIHSAKGLRKAFSTCASHLTAVGMFHGTLLFMYFRPTSSYSMDSDKITSVFYTLVIPMLNPLVYSLRNTEVKGALRKAMNKFRTHS, from the coding sequence atggaagagggaaatcactcagaggtgactgagttcattctctcaggactgacagatcgtcTGGAACTGCAGGTCCCTCTTTTTGGGGTGTTCCTACTGATTTATATTGTCACCGTGGTGGGAAATGGGGGGATGATCTTTTTAATCAAGACTGACCCCCaacttcacacccccatgtactttttcctcagtTACTTGTCTTTCTGTGATCTTTGCTATTCCACAGTGGTTGCTCCTAAAATGCTGCAGAATTTCTTAGCCAAGAGGAAAAGCATTTCTCGTACTGCCTGTGCTATGCAATTGTATTTATGTTACCTTTTTCAAGATGTTGAGTGtttcttgctggctgtgatggcgtatgaccgttatgtggccatctctAACCCACTGCTCTATACTGTCACTATGTCCAGGAGGCTTTGTAAcctgctggtggctggagtgTATGGGGTGGCATTGGCAGATGCAACGACAGGCACGTATTATACATTTCGGCTGTCATTCTGCCGCTCCAACGTCATCAATCATTTCTGCTGTGACATGCCCCCACTGCTGGTGCTgtcctgctctgacacccgcaTCACTGAGATAGTTCTGTTTGCCTCCATGTGCTACACTGTAGTAATCAGTGTTGTGATCATTCTCCTCTCCTATGTCTGTGTCATCTCCACCGTCGTGAGGATCCATTCTGCCAAGGGTTTGCGCAAAGCCTTTTCCACCTGCGCTTCCCACTTGACTGCAGTGGGCATGTTTCATGGAACCCTCCTCTTTATGTATTTCCGACCCACCTCCAGCTACTCCATGGACAGTGACAAAATCACCTCAGTGTTTTATACGctggtgatccccatgttgaaccccctcgtctacagcctgaggaacacaGAGGTGAAGGGCGCCCTGAGGAAAGCCATGAATAAATTTCGGACCCATTCTTGA